The region TTTCtactctgcctttcctctgccagagcagatgtaCACGGGTGCTAAAGGCCCAGAATCCAAAACAGTCTTTCAGTCTTACATTGGGAAATGGAGCCTGGTGCAACCCTGAGACCACAGATGTGCCCCACACACTCCTCAGTCCCTTTTCCCCCACATGGCCTCCGTTGTGGCTGTTGTACTTCCTGGTTCTTTGTTCAGTCATTGCCAAGCAAGAGTGTACAAAGGAGGGAGTAGAGCAATGGTGGGAAGAAGGACCTTCAACCACCCCACGTATTCTATTTACTGAAAAGATTTATACCTAGTCTTTCCTATGCCAAGCCAAATGGCTATCCCGTTGTCGAGAGAGCTGCTCTATGTTGTCCTCTGCTCCTACAACAGGGCACCTGTCCACCAAGCCTGAGGTCATCTGCAAAAtcgagcaggaggaggagccgtgCATGGAGGAGATACTGGAATCCCCCAAGTGGAGGAGGCCCCAGAGCCCCTGGCTGGGTGAGTAGTCTGTGGGTGGGGGTACTCTGGGGAGACAAAGAGGGGCAGCCCAAACTAGTCGGGTGAGTTAGTTGGGCCACGGGGAATGGCTTTTGGTTCCCCAGTTCTGGGGCAATGATACTTCTTGGCATTCTTTTCCTCACTAAAAAAAAAGTGGGCTTCCTGCAGCATATCCAGATTTTTTTGGCAAGGGTGGCATTTTTTCTTGGAATGCATCATGCCCGTGGGGTTCCTGGATCCAGGGTGGTGGACCGCGCTCTTTCTTGTGTGGAGGGCAGGCCTGGACCTCAAAATAGCCCTGGAGGGAAGGGTGGGCTATTCCCAGGACAGaacttttcccagccctcagccCGCTCCCTTGCTGCCTttccgcctccttcctgccctgtcgGGGCAACCTGAGTCCTCCAGTGGATGTTACCACTGTGGACTGTGGGTTGGAGGAAGCCATTTTTGAGTGCCTGGAAAGTCACGAAAACCAAACCGAATGCccagggccgctgtgagagaggCTGTGGCCCGGGCTGCTTCCTGCTCTGCTCCTGGCCCCCACGCAGGGTGTTTTTCACCCACAGACATATTCAAGTGTGTGGTCGCCCTGTAgaagccaatcctgccccctctgaaCACTGCCAGCCCCTTCCTACTGTGTGTGCAGACCAGGCCTCaaacaggggcaggcaggcaggttggaCTCTGCTAAGTCTCCTCCAGGGCTTAGGCTGAGCCTCTTCCCAGCTCTGACACCTGAGACTTTGGTATGCAGAGTCCTGCCAGTCCCAGTTTGTGATGCTTGGaatatcttttcttttcttcccagcaGGTGATGGAATTAggatggcagaggaggaggacggCGAAAGGACTGGACCTGCCCAGCAGCGCCCAGCCCGGCGCAAGCGGAAAAAGAAgctgcctgctccagcaagcgAGAAGCTGGTGACACGGGCTAAAAACACACCCCTGACTGAGGACGACATGCTCCCACGACTGACGCTGAAGATGAACCCACCCAAGTGCCCCGAGTGTGGCAAGAGCTTCCTGAGCAATGTGGCCATGGCCATTCACATCCGCACCCACACTGGGGAGCGCCCCTTCAAGTGCCACCTGTGCCCAAAGGGCTTCCCCTCCCGAGGGGACCTGAAGCGGCACATCAAAACCCACCTGCACAGGAAAGAGTTTCCAAATGCCAACGCTGCCCCCAAGGGCAAGAAGTGTCTCACGGCCAAGCTGCAGCTCCTGCGCCAGCTGGGGGCGGCCCCGGGCCCCAAGAGGCCACACACCTGTGGACAGTGCGGGAAGAGTTTCAACAAGAAGCAGGACCTGCGGAAGCACCAGGGGACACACTCCACCGAGCGGCCCTTCTCCTGCCTGGAGTGCGGGCGCAGCTTCCGGCTCAAGCAAATCCTGGTGGCCCACATGAAGGTGCACGGGGGGGAGAGGCCGTACACCTGCGCACAGTGTGGCAAGCGCTTTGGTCAGAAGCACCACGTGGAGAGCCACCAGCGGGTGCACACTGGCGAGAAGCCCTTCTCCTGCACCACATGCGGAAAGCGCTACGCCCAGAAGCAGCCGCTCATCAGCCACCTGCGTGTTCACACTGGGGAGCGCCCTTACGCCTGTGCCGAGTGCGGAAAGACGTTCCGGAACCAGGCCACACTGACCATCCATAACCGCATGCACACTGGAGAACGCCCCTACCGCTGCCTGCTGTGTGGCAAGGCCTGCAGCCAGCTGCAACACCTGAAGAGTCACCAGCGGGTGCACCGTGGAGAGCAGCATCTCATTGAGGCTGGTGACATCAAAGCCCTGGCGCTGAAGAGAGCCCGGGAGATGGAAGAGAAGCCCCATCAGTGCCCCAAGTGTGAGAAGCGTTTCCGGGACGAGAAGATCATGCAGACCCATTTAAAGACCCATGAGGAGAAGTCCCCGAAATGTGCGGCTGGGTTGGGTCCCAGCCACAGCCCTCGTCTGCCTGCTCGGCCAGGCAAGAGCCCAATGGAGCTAAAACTTGCCAGCCCAGGGACAGGCCTCAGGACCAAgcagaggagccctgctgcagttCAGCCTGCTGGGAAGGGAGACTTTGCCTGCACTGATTGTGGCAGGAAGTTCACCCAGACCAAATACCTCACCATGCATCGGAGGAGCCACACGTGAGAAGGGCCTGCCTCTGTCGGGAGGGAGACGTCAGGGCTTCAAGGGGAGCCTTTTTGCTTGGGGTCACAAGCATGTCAAAGGGAGGATGTCAACTTTCAAGTCATCCTCTGGCCGTATGCCGAAGAAAAGGGGAACGGCCTGTTTCTGGCTAAGACTTCAAACACAGGTTTTAAAAAGTACAGGACCTTCTATAGGAGCAACTATAatgttcttcctctttttttctcccctccccccatttttccaaaaaatcCAGCCTGAGGAAGACGTCTGTGTTCCTGGCACCCTGCACCTGGCTCACTTGTTCTCAAAATGCCTCACTGGCTCTCTGTTTATTTCTCTGAGTCCAGTGTGGCCTTCAACGCTGCATCAAGCTGGACACTGCACAACAGTCCTCAGTAACAGGTCACGTGGACAGAGGGCAACTGTCCTGCACGGGGGTGGAGGCGGCGGGTGGCCTGGACAAAAAGCGAAGTGGAACAAAACTCCTCAGCCAAACTCACCAGAGGTGGGCGATACCCAAGGACCCTGCAAAGCAAACCGGACGCCTGATGGCATTTGTGGCCCTAAGGCTGCTCCATCCGCTGAGGGAGAGTTGGACACAGTTGTGGGGGACAGATTAAAATCTGGGACCTCTTAAGATGGAGGACTTCTCGCTGGCAACTCATGACAAACGGGGAGGGGGACGGCCAGGATTTCCTGCACTGCTGGCAAGCTGCACTCCATGGGGGGACTGAGCTGCTGGCACTAGCAGTCCTGGAGATTTCAGCAGCACGTAGGCTGTTGAGATACCCAAGTTGTGTGCCCTGAAATAGTAacaacaactattattattattacaaatatttatatgctgcttttaacAAAaattttcacaaagcagtttacagataaaatcaaataattacaaTCAGTTGTAATCTACTTGGTAATCACTGTCATTACTAAAATCACTTGTAGTTGGTTAGCTTTCAAAATTATACTCAGAAGTTGATCATTTGCATGCACACCTGTCCAGGAGAACTTTTTCTGATTTAATCTGTGCTTATAAATTCCTCCTCTCTTGAAGCTGCAGAAGAACACTGCATTGCTCTGACTCTGTGTGGCTCCTCCAATgtagctctctttctctctgtctatGCGTGTGTGATCAAGTCCTTTTCATATTTGTTCAGAGTAACTGctcttgatttcagtgggacttgatcCCTTCACCTGGGAGGTGTGTCAGGATTTGCACCAAGGTTGTATCTTCCTTTCAGTCCATCTGTGTACTACCAGTGAACTTATACAGATAGATGTGAGCAGGATAGTAATGTTGGAGTACTAGTACATTTTGTAGACCTTTCTTGCCAAGGCAGAGTCCCTTTTCCCTTCAGTGTGCTTTAGGGTTCCCTTTGCAGCTCAGCCAAGCCAAGGAGCAGAAGGATGACAGCGATTCCTCTTCCAAAGTGCGCTTAAGGACTGGTACTCGTTCCAGTTCCCAGTAGCAGTTGTGGGAACCCTCCTGTTTAATCCATCACATAAAAACTGGCACATAAGGTTGTG is a window of Tiliqua scincoides isolate rTilSci1 chromosome 5, rTilSci1.hap2, whole genome shotgun sequence DNA encoding:
- the LOC136651708 gene encoding zinc finger protein 25-like isoform X1; translation: MAAAGVPAQVLFEDVAVYFSPAEWAELAEWQRDLYRAVMVENYEAVTSLGHLSTKPEVICKIEQEEEPCMEEILESPKWRRPQSPWLAGDGIRMAEEEDGERTGPAQQRPARRKRKKKLPAPASEKLVTRAKNTPLTEDDMLPRLTLKMNPPKCPECGKSFLSNVAMAIHIRTHTGERPFKCHLCPKGFPSRGDLKRHIKTHLHRKEFPNANAAPKGKKCLTAKLQLLRQLGAAPGPKRPHTCGQCGKSFNKKQDLRKHQGTHSTERPFSCLECGRSFRLKQILVAHMKVHGGERPYTCAQCGKRFGQKHHVESHQRVHTGEKPFSCTTCGKRYAQKQPLISHLRVHTGERPYACAECGKTFRNQATLTIHNRMHTGERPYRCLLCGKACSQLQHLKSHQRVHRGEQHLIEAGDIKALALKRAREMEEKPHQCPKCEKRFRDEKIMQTHLKTHEEKSPKCAAGLGPSHSPRLPARPGKSPMELKLASPGTGLRTKQRSPAAVQPAGKGDFACTDCGRKFTQTKYLTMHRRSHT
- the LOC136651708 gene encoding zinc finger protein 25-like isoform X2; this encodes MAAAGVPAQVLFEDVAVYFSPAEWAELAEWQRDLYRAVMVENYEAVTSLGHLSTKPEVICKIEQEEEPCMEEILESPKWRRPQSPWLGDGIRMAEEEDGERTGPAQQRPARRKRKKKLPAPASEKLVTRAKNTPLTEDDMLPRLTLKMNPPKCPECGKSFLSNVAMAIHIRTHTGERPFKCHLCPKGFPSRGDLKRHIKTHLHRKEFPNANAAPKGKKCLTAKLQLLRQLGAAPGPKRPHTCGQCGKSFNKKQDLRKHQGTHSTERPFSCLECGRSFRLKQILVAHMKVHGGERPYTCAQCGKRFGQKHHVESHQRVHTGEKPFSCTTCGKRYAQKQPLISHLRVHTGERPYACAECGKTFRNQATLTIHNRMHTGERPYRCLLCGKACSQLQHLKSHQRVHRGEQHLIEAGDIKALALKRAREMEEKPHQCPKCEKRFRDEKIMQTHLKTHEEKSPKCAAGLGPSHSPRLPARPGKSPMELKLASPGTGLRTKQRSPAAVQPAGKGDFACTDCGRKFTQTKYLTMHRRSHT
- the LOC136651708 gene encoding gastrula zinc finger protein XlCGF57.1-like isoform X3, which codes for MVENYEAVTSLGHLSTKPEVICKIEQEEEPCMEEILESPKWRRPQSPWLAGDGIRMAEEEDGERTGPAQQRPARRKRKKKLPAPASEKLVTRAKNTPLTEDDMLPRLTLKMNPPKCPECGKSFLSNVAMAIHIRTHTGERPFKCHLCPKGFPSRGDLKRHIKTHLHRKEFPNANAAPKGKKCLTAKLQLLRQLGAAPGPKRPHTCGQCGKSFNKKQDLRKHQGTHSTERPFSCLECGRSFRLKQILVAHMKVHGGERPYTCAQCGKRFGQKHHVESHQRVHTGEKPFSCTTCGKRYAQKQPLISHLRVHTGERPYACAECGKTFRNQATLTIHNRMHTGERPYRCLLCGKACSQLQHLKSHQRVHRGEQHLIEAGDIKALALKRAREMEEKPHQCPKCEKRFRDEKIMQTHLKTHEEKSPKCAAGLGPSHSPRLPARPGKSPMELKLASPGTGLRTKQRSPAAVQPAGKGDFACTDCGRKFTQTKYLTMHRRSHT